The following are encoded together in the Thunnus thynnus chromosome 15, fThuThy2.1, whole genome shotgun sequence genome:
- the ndufs6 gene encoding NADH dehydrogenase [ubiquinone] iron-sulfur protein 6, mitochondrial — protein MAAAAGRVLSFSKNVKVLVSPLRLSAVPAHRYSLEVSSTGEVITHTGQVYDEKDPRRARFVGRQKEVNKNFAIKLVAEEPVTDIEARVVSCDGGGGALGHPKVYINLDKDTKVGTCGYCGLQFKQKHHH, from the exons ATGGCGGCCGCAGCGGGCAGAGTTCTGTCCTTCAGTAAAAATGTTAAGGTGCTTGTTTCACCTTTGAGGCTGTCAGCTGTACCTGCTCACCGCTACAGTTTAGAGGTTTCCAGCACCGGTGAGGTCATCACTCACACCGGCCAG GTGTATGATGAAAAGGATCCCAGGAGAGCCAGATTCGTTGGCAGACAGAAAGAG GTGAATAAGAACTTTGCCATCAAGTTGGTGGCAGAGGAGCCAGTGACTGACATTGAGGCCAGAGTGGTGTCCTgtgatggaggtggaggagccTTGGGTCACCCCAAAGTCTATATCAACCTG gATAAAGATACAAAAGTGGGCACATGTGGTTACTGTGGATTACAGTTCAAGCAGAAGCATCATCACTGA